The proteins below come from a single Paraburkholderia flagellata genomic window:
- the dbpA gene encoding ATP-dependent RNA helicase DbpA: MTNKATATPFSELPLAPAMLANLTRLGYVDMTPIQAASLPIAFAGHDLIAQAKTGSGKTAAFTLALLSRLDARRQDVQAMILCPTRELADQVTQEIRRLARAEENIKVLTLCGGTPMRPQAASLEHGAHIVVGTPGRIMDHLERGNLALGALNTLVLDEADRMLDMGFFDDIATVARQCPKERQTLLFSATYPEGITKLSQQFLRNPKEVKLEEQHDDSKIRQRFYEVTEDERLHAVGMLLNHYRPVSTLAFCNTKQQCRDLLDVLRAQGFHALALHGELDQRERDQVLIQFANRSCSVLVATDVAARGLDIAQLEAVINVDVTPDPEVYVHRIGRTGRADQDGWALSLASMDEMGRVGGIEQALKREVEWSPIATLKPASNEPLLPPMETLQILGGRKEKIRPGDVLGALTGEAGFSGAQIGKINVTDFSTYVAVERSIARDALRKLNAGKVKGKKVKARMMDE, encoded by the coding sequence ATGACAAACAAAGCCACTGCAACACCCTTTAGCGAGCTGCCGCTCGCGCCCGCCATGCTCGCCAACCTCACGCGCCTCGGCTACGTCGACATGACGCCGATCCAGGCGGCGAGCCTGCCCATTGCTTTCGCGGGCCACGACCTGATCGCCCAGGCCAAGACCGGCAGCGGCAAGACGGCTGCCTTCACGCTCGCGCTGCTCTCGCGTCTCGACGCGCGCCGCCAGGACGTGCAGGCCATGATCCTCTGCCCCACGCGCGAGCTGGCCGACCAGGTCACGCAGGAGATCCGCCGCCTCGCACGCGCCGAAGAGAACATCAAGGTGCTCACACTGTGCGGCGGCACGCCCATGCGTCCACAGGCGGCGAGCCTCGAACACGGCGCACACATCGTCGTGGGCACGCCGGGCCGCATCATGGACCATCTGGAGCGCGGCAACCTCGCGCTCGGCGCTCTCAATACGCTCGTGCTCGACGAAGCCGACCGCATGCTCGACATGGGCTTCTTCGACGACATCGCCACCGTGGCGCGCCAATGCCCGAAAGAGCGCCAAACGCTGCTCTTTTCGGCGACCTACCCCGAAGGCATCACGAAGCTGAGTCAGCAATTCCTTCGCAATCCGAAGGAAGTCAAGCTGGAAGAACAGCACGACGACAGCAAGATCCGCCAGCGCTTCTATGAAGTCACGGAAGACGAGCGCCTGCACGCCGTGGGCATGCTGCTCAATCACTACCGCCCCGTGAGCACGCTCGCGTTCTGCAACACGAAGCAGCAATGCCGCGATCTGCTCGACGTGCTGCGCGCACAGGGCTTTCATGCGCTCGCGCTGCACGGCGAGCTCGACCAGCGCGAGCGCGACCAGGTGCTGATCCAGTTCGCCAACCGCAGCTGCTCGGTGCTCGTGGCGACCGACGTGGCCGCTCGCGGCCTCGACATCGCGCAACTCGAAGCCGTGATCAACGTGGACGTGACGCCGGACCCCGAGGTGTACGTGCACCGCATCGGCCGCACGGGCCGCGCCGACCAGGACGGCTGGGCGCTCAGCCTCGCGAGCATGGACGAGATGGGCCGCGTGGGCGGCATCGAGCAGGCGCTCAAGCGCGAAGTCGAGTGGAGCCCCATCGCAACGCTCAAGCCCGCCAGCAACGAGCCGCTTTTGCCGCCGATGGAAACGCTGCAGATCCTGGGCGGGCGCAAGGAAAAGATCCGTCCCGGCGACGTGCTGGGCGCGCTCACTGGCGAAGCGGGCTTCAGCGGCGCGCAGATCGGCAAGATCAACGTGACCGATTTTTCGACCTACGTGGCCGTGGAGCGCAGCATCGCGCGCGACGCGCTGCGCAAGCTCAACGCGGGCAAGGTCAAGGGCAAGAAGGTCAAGGCCCGCATGATGGACGAATGA
- a CDS encoding DsbA family oxidoreductase, whose translation MKQTLRIDFVSDIACPWCAIGLSSLNLALERLRDSVDAQIVVHPFELNPQMGPGGESVVEYLGKKYNRTPGQIAETQAMIRERGASVGFAFGPREHIYNTFDAHRLLHWAGIEGKQLALKLALLRAYHGEGKDTSDHAVLVAAAQSVGLDADQAREVLASGQYADEVRAEEHEYQAAGIQSVPAIIFNQQYLISGGQPVETFEQAIQQILEESAKTSAKA comes from the coding sequence ATGAAACAAACGCTCAGAATCGATTTCGTCTCCGACATCGCATGCCCGTGGTGCGCAATCGGCCTCTCGTCGCTGAATCTCGCGCTCGAGCGTCTGCGTGACAGCGTCGATGCGCAGATCGTCGTGCATCCGTTCGAATTGAATCCGCAAATGGGCCCCGGCGGCGAATCCGTGGTCGAGTATCTCGGCAAAAAATACAACCGCACGCCCGGGCAGATCGCCGAGACGCAGGCCATGATCCGTGAGCGCGGCGCGAGCGTCGGCTTCGCGTTCGGGCCGCGTGAGCACATCTACAACACGTTCGACGCGCATCGCCTGCTGCACTGGGCCGGCATCGAAGGCAAGCAACTGGCGCTCAAGCTCGCGCTGTTGCGCGCGTATCACGGAGAGGGCAAGGACACGAGCGACCACGCGGTGCTCGTCGCGGCGGCGCAGTCCGTGGGGCTCGATGCGGATCAAGCGCGCGAAGTGCTCGCGAGCGGCCAGTATGCCGACGAGGTGCGCGCCGAAGAACACGAATACCAGGCGGCGGGCATCCAGTCGGTGCCGGCAATCATCTTCAACCAGCAGTATCTGATCAGCGGCGGCCAGCCCGTCGAAACCTTCGAGCAAGCCATCCAGCAGATCCTGGAAGAGAGCGCGAAGACAAGCGCCAAGGCCTGA
- a CDS encoding DUF3348 domain-containing protein, with protein sequence MPAAPSRACKLGGFCPGEKVLAPQRLALSGPTLVRLLARFGDAEVPESRQSISDHLSQWLGWTNAIALSTALSVQTPGGEPATRVGVSAEQSQCERVRAALRKAISGESAPARRDGRRTQAASQPADVEPDFADFRQRYLALQQAMETDIATLRARLRAALATRAPALARLATVDAVMEQALGARERSLLAGVPALLGAHFERQRAAAAAAQSDGGSAAESAAPHAWVAGFRKDMQSVLLAELEIRFQPVEGLLAALRTS encoded by the coding sequence ATGCCGGCCGCCCCCTCGCGGGCGTGTAAACTAGGGGGTTTTTGCCCAGGTGAAAAAGTGCTAGCCCCGCAACGCCTCGCGTTGAGCGGCCCGACGCTCGTTCGCTTACTTGCCCGCTTCGGCGACGCCGAAGTGCCCGAATCCCGGCAATCGATCTCGGACCATCTGAGCCAGTGGCTCGGCTGGACGAACGCGATCGCGCTTTCGACGGCGCTGAGCGTTCAAACGCCGGGCGGCGAGCCAGCAACGCGCGTAGGCGTCAGCGCCGAACAAAGCCAGTGCGAGCGCGTGCGCGCGGCGCTGAGAAAAGCCATTTCGGGTGAAAGCGCGCCCGCGAGGCGCGATGGACGCCGCACGCAGGCCGCCAGCCAGCCAGCCGATGTGGAACCCGATTTCGCGGATTTCCGCCAACGCTACCTGGCCCTGCAGCAGGCGATGGAGACTGACATCGCCACGCTGCGCGCCCGTTTGCGCGCCGCGCTGGCTACCCGCGCGCCTGCGCTCGCGCGCCTCGCGACCGTGGATGCCGTGATGGAACAGGCGCTCGGCGCGCGCGAGCGCAGCCTGCTCGCCGGCGTGCCCGCGCTGCTCGGCGCGCATTTCGAGCGGCAGCGCGCGGCGGCGGCCGCCGCGCAATCCGACGGCGGGTCTGCCGCAGAAAGCGCCGCGCCGCACGCCTGGGTCGCCGGCTTTCGCAAAGATATGCAGAGCGTGTTGCTCGCCGAACTTGAGATTCGGTTTCAACCGGTGGAGGGGCTGCTTGCCGCCCTTCGCACCAGCTAA